From Mauremys mutica isolate MM-2020 ecotype Southern chromosome 15, ASM2049712v1, whole genome shotgun sequence, one genomic window encodes:
- the TBCB gene encoding tubulin-folding cofactor B — MILSGALGAASPATVSVSISSSLNSFRAHKRYGRGLTIAEFKCKLELVVGSPASCMDLELYTSDDKFVMKLDSDEALLGSYPIDDGCRIHVIDRSGARVGEYEDVSRVEKYEMSATDYEKRPDSVRSFLKRSKVGKFNEEEMLKKEAEQEQKLAEEKDLAEAISVGARCEVRVSGQPNKRGTVMFVGLAEFKPGYWIGIKYDEPLGKNDGSVNGKQYFECQPKYGAFVKPQYVTVGDFPEEDYGLDDEM, encoded by the exons aTGATCCTGTCGGGGGCGCTGGGCGCGGCCTCCCCGGCCACCGTGTCCGTCTCCATCAGCAGCAGCCTCAACTCCTTCCGCGCGCACAAGCGCTACGGGCGGGGCCTCACCATCGCCGAGTTCAAG tgCAAACTAGAGCTGGTGGTGGGAAGCCCGGCGTCATGTATGGACTTGGAGCTCTACACGTCCGATGACAAATTTGTAATGAAACTGGACAGCGATGAGGCCTTACTGGGATCCTACCCCATCGACGACGGCTGTAGGATACAC GTTATTGACCGGAGCGGAGCCAGGGTCGGCGAGTACGAGGATGTGTCGCGGGTTGAGAAATACGAAATGTCTGCCACTGATTACGAGAAGAGGCCAG ACTCCGTGCGCTCCTTCCTGAAGCGCAGTAAGGTGGGGAAGTTTAACGAGGAGGAGATGCTGAAGAAAGAGGCGGAGCAGGAACAAAAACTAGCAGAAGAGAAGGATCTGGCGGAGGCCATTTCAGTGGGTGCTCGGTGTGAGGTACGGGTCTCAGGCCAGCCCAACAAACGGGGGACAGTCATGTTCGTGG GGCTAGCGGAGTTCAAACCGGGCTACTGGATCGGCATCAAATACGACGAACCCTTAGGGAAAAACGATGGCAG cgTCAATGGAAAGCAGTACTTCGAATGCCAGCCCAAGTACGGCGCCTTCGTGAAGCCTCAGTACGTCACCGTGGGGGACTTCCCGGAAGAGGATTATGGACTGGATGATGAAATGTGA
- the SDHAF1 gene encoding succinate dehydrogenase assembly factor 1, mitochondrial: MIFCLLQTTAGVGPLHREVGPCFAAVALPGDLSGSSRYTMARHSKLQKQVLSLYRQFLRAGKEKPGFLPRIQAEFRKNASIPRMDVMHIEYLLRRGQRQLEQLRDVNTKQMGTFVKTKPEER, translated from the exons ATGATTTTCTGTCTATTACAGACCACTGCTGGAGTGGGACCTTTGCATAGAGAAGTCGG CCCCTGTTTTGCTGCAGTGGCTCTCCCTGGTGATCTGAGCGGGTCTTCCCGGTACACCATGGCACGGCATAGCAAGCTCCAGAAGCAAGTCTTAAGCTTGTACAGACAGTTCCTACGAGCCGGCAAAGAGAAGCCGGGGTTCTTACCTCGGATACAGGCCGAGTTCCGGAAGAACGCCAGCATCCCCCGGATGGATGTTATGCACATTGAGTATCTCCTCCGCCGCggccagaggcagctggagcagctcagAGACGTTAACACCAAACAAATGGGCACCTTTGTCAAAACTAAGCCGGAAGAGCGGTGA